Proteins from a single region of Sinorhizobium alkalisoli:
- the cobS gene encoding cobaltochelatase subunit CobS — translation MSKIDLDISNLPDTTISVREVFGIDTDLRVPAYSKGDAYVPDLDPDYLFDRETTLAILAGFAHNRRVMVAGYHGTGKSTHIEQVAARLNWPCVRINLDSHVSRIDLVGKDAIVVKDGLQVTEFKDGILPWAYQHNVALVFDEYDAGRPDVMFVIQRVLESSGRLTLLDQSRVIRPHPAFRLFATANTIGLGDTTGLYHGTQQINQAQMDRWSIVTTLNYLPHDKEVDIVAAKVKGFAADKGRETVSKMVRVADLTRAAFINGDLSTVMSPRTVITWAENAYIFGDVAFAFRVTFLNKCDELERPLVAEHYQRAFGVELKESAANIVLEASA, via the coding sequence ATGAGCAAGATTGACCTCGACATTTCAAACCTCCCCGACACGACGATTTCAGTCCGGGAGGTTTTTGGCATCGACACGGATTTGCGCGTTCCCGCCTATTCCAAGGGCGATGCCTATGTGCCCGATCTCGATCCGGATTATCTTTTCGACCGGGAAACGACACTCGCCATTCTTGCAGGCTTCGCCCACAATCGCCGAGTCATGGTTGCGGGCTATCACGGCACCGGCAAGTCGACCCATATCGAACAGGTGGCCGCAAGGCTGAACTGGCCCTGCGTGCGTATCAATCTCGACAGCCATGTCAGCCGTATCGATCTCGTCGGCAAGGATGCGATCGTCGTCAAGGACGGCCTGCAGGTGACGGAATTCAAGGACGGCATTCTTCCTTGGGCCTACCAGCACAATGTCGCGCTCGTCTTCGACGAGTATGATGCCGGTCGCCCGGACGTCATGTTCGTCATCCAGCGTGTACTCGAATCCTCCGGCCGGCTGACGCTTCTGGACCAGAGCCGGGTCATTCGCCCGCACCCGGCCTTCCGCCTGTTCGCGACCGCCAACACGATCGGCCTCGGCGACACCACCGGTCTCTACCACGGCACGCAGCAGATCAATCAGGCGCAGATGGACCGCTGGTCGATCGTAACCACGCTCAATTACTTGCCGCACGACAAGGAAGTCGACATCGTCGCCGCCAAGGTCAAGGGATTCGCGGCCGACAAGGGTCGCGAGACCGTATCGAAGATGGTGCGCGTCGCGGATCTGACACGCGCCGCTTTCATCAACGGCGATCTCTCGACGGTGATGAGCCCGCGCACGGTGATCACCTGGGCGGAAAACGCATACATCTTTGGCGACGTGGCCTTCGCCTTCCGCGTAACCTTCCTCAACAAATGCGACGAGCTGGAGCGGCCGCTGGTTGCCGAGCACTACCAGCGCGCCTTTGGGGTCGAGCTGAAGGAAAGCGCCGCCAACATCGTGCTGGAAGCCTCCGCCTGA
- the yddG gene encoding aromatic amino acid exporter YddG: MKLKATLIGFSAILMWSLLALFTAASGKMPPFQLSAICFLIGSLPGVVLLALKPQRLVLLKQPFRVWLTGIAGLFGYHFLYFTALRNAPAVEAGLIAYLWPLLIVVGSALLPGETLRWYHIAGALAGLAGTMLIVGRNGVAFDDAYTLGYGAAFLCAFAWSGYSLITRRFGRVSTDVVTGFCLATSLLSLLCHLGLETTVWPETAFEWLAVVGLGFLPVGAAFYAWDFGVKNGDIQLLGVASYAAPVLSTLILILFGFAEPSWRIAAACLLVTGGAVLAAHDMIWRRATTAAQPAE, translated from the coding sequence ATGAAGCTCAAGGCAACCCTGATCGGTTTTTCCGCGATCCTCATGTGGTCGTTGCTGGCGCTGTTTACGGCCGCGTCCGGCAAAATGCCGCCGTTTCAGCTTTCGGCGATCTGCTTCCTGATCGGCAGCCTGCCGGGTGTCGTTCTGCTCGCACTGAAGCCACAACGCCTTGTGCTGCTGAAACAGCCCTTCCGAGTCTGGTTGACTGGCATTGCCGGCCTGTTCGGCTACCACTTTCTCTACTTCACCGCACTGCGCAACGCGCCGGCCGTCGAGGCGGGGCTGATCGCCTATCTCTGGCCATTGCTGATCGTCGTCGGCTCGGCGCTGCTTCCGGGCGAGACACTGCGTTGGTACCATATCGCTGGCGCGCTTGCCGGGCTTGCCGGCACCATGCTCATCGTTGGGCGCAACGGCGTCGCCTTCGATGACGCCTACACGCTTGGCTACGGTGCAGCCTTTCTCTGTGCCTTCGCATGGTCGGGCTATTCGCTGATCACACGCCGTTTCGGCAGGGTGTCGACCGATGTCGTCACCGGCTTCTGCCTGGCGACTTCGCTCCTGTCCTTGCTCTGCCATCTCGGCCTCGAGACCACGGTCTGGCCTGAGACCGCATTCGAGTGGCTCGCGGTCGTAGGACTCGGATTCCTGCCGGTCGGGGCGGCCTTCTATGCCTGGGATTTCGGCGTGAAGAACGGCGACATCCAGTTGCTCGGTGTCGCGAGCTATGCGGCACCGGTACTTTCGACATTGATTCTGATCCTGTTCGGCTTCGCCGAGCCGTCCTGGCGGATCGCGGCGGCCTGCCTGTTGGTCACCGGCGGAGCCGTGCTTGCGGCGCATGACATGATCTGGCGCAGAGCGACAACCGCGGCACAGCCTGCGGAGTAG
- a CDS encoding cupin domain-containing protein: MADGDLSAAAIIERLGLARHPEGGWYRETFRDHEGGLRGHSTAIYYLLEEGDRSHWHRVRDAAEVWHHYAGAPLDLRVAEPGGPAARVRLGPDLIAGERPQHVVPADWWQSATSLGDWTLVGCTVAPGFDFSAFEMAPPDWQPD; the protein is encoded by the coding sequence ATGGCCGACGGAGACCTGAGCGCGGCGGCAATCATCGAGAGGCTCGGCCTTGCGCGCCATCCCGAGGGCGGCTGGTATCGAGAGACCTTCCGCGATCATGAGGGCGGCCTCCGCGGCCATTCGACCGCGATCTACTACTTGCTCGAGGAGGGCGATCGCTCGCATTGGCACCGCGTCCGCGACGCCGCTGAGGTATGGCACCATTACGCCGGCGCGCCGCTCGACCTCAGGGTCGCCGAGCCCGGCGGGCCGGCGGCGCGAGTTCGCCTGGGTCCCGACCTCATCGCTGGCGAAAGACCGCAGCATGTCGTCCCCGCCGATTGGTGGCAATCGGCGACTTCGCTCGGCGACTGGACCCTCGTCGGCTGCACTGTCGCGCCAGGCTTCGATTTTTCCGCCTTCGAGATGGCGCCGCCCGATTGGCAGCCGGATTAG
- the cobT gene encoding cobaltochelatase subunit CobT, which produces MSSNSKANQQARENAAEPFKRALSGCVRSIAGDAELEIAFANERPGMSGERIRLPELSKRPTRHELAVARGLGDSMALRKACHDDRIHATMSPQGADARAIFDAVEQARVEAIGALRMPGVAANLSSMLEEKYAKANFGAIENQSDAPLEEAMALLVREKLTGEKPPGSAGKVLDLWRDFIEQKAAPDVRNLPAAVNDQQAFARVVRDMLASMDVAEKYGEDDLEPDEQESETDEDQPRSEQQDENASEEEEGTDAAPAEENQSAEEQMEEGEMDGAEISDEDFQDEGDEESETPGEVKRPNHPFADFNEKVDYTVFTREFDETITAEELCDEAELDRLRAFLDKQLAHLQGAVGRLANRLQRRLMAQQNRSWEFDLEEGYLDTARLQRVIIDPMQPLSFKREKDTNFRDTVVTLLIDNSGSMRGRPITVAAICADILARTLERCGVKAEILGFTTKAWKGGQSREKWLMGGKPQSPGRLNDLRHIIYKSADAPWRRARRNLGLMMREGLLKENIDGEALMWAHDRLIGRPEQRRILMMISDGAPVDDSTLSVNPGNYLERHLRAVIEQIENRSPVELLAIGIGHDVTRYYRRAVTIVDADELAGAMTEQLAALFEEESGRTGRLRRAG; this is translated from the coding sequence GTGAGCTCGAATTCCAAGGCGAACCAGCAAGCGAGGGAAAACGCTGCCGAACCTTTCAAGCGGGCGCTTTCCGGCTGCGTCCGCTCGATCGCCGGCGATGCGGAGCTCGAGATTGCCTTCGCCAATGAGCGTCCGGGCATGTCCGGCGAGCGTATTCGCCTTCCGGAGCTTTCCAAACGTCCCACCCGCCATGAGCTCGCGGTCGCGCGTGGCCTCGGCGACTCGATGGCGTTGCGCAAGGCCTGCCATGACGACCGCATCCATGCGACGATGTCACCGCAGGGGGCCGACGCGCGCGCGATTTTTGATGCCGTCGAGCAGGCACGCGTCGAGGCGATCGGTGCACTCAGGATGCCCGGAGTAGCCGCGAATCTCTCCTCGATGCTCGAGGAGAAATACGCCAAGGCGAATTTCGGTGCGATCGAGAACCAGTCGGATGCGCCGCTCGAAGAGGCGATGGCATTGCTGGTGCGCGAGAAGCTGACGGGCGAGAAACCGCCGGGCTCCGCCGGAAAGGTGCTCGACCTCTGGCGCGACTTCATCGAACAGAAGGCCGCCCCCGACGTGCGGAACCTGCCGGCGGCGGTCAACGACCAGCAGGCTTTTGCCCGCGTGGTGCGCGACATGCTTGCCTCCATGGATGTAGCCGAAAAATACGGCGAAGACGATCTGGAGCCGGACGAGCAGGAAAGCGAGACCGACGAGGACCAGCCGCGCAGCGAGCAGCAGGACGAAAACGCCAGCGAGGAGGAAGAGGGGACCGACGCCGCGCCCGCCGAGGAGAACCAGTCTGCCGAGGAGCAGATGGAAGAAGGTGAGATGGACGGCGCCGAGATATCCGACGAGGACTTTCAGGACGAAGGCGACGAGGAGAGCGAGACACCCGGCGAGGTCAAGCGGCCGAATCATCCTTTTGCGGATTTTAATGAGAAGGTCGATTACACCGTCTTCACGCGGGAATTCGACGAGACGATCACCGCCGAGGAACTCTGCGACGAGGCCGAGCTCGACCGCTTGCGCGCCTTCCTCGACAAACAGCTTGCCCATCTCCAAGGGGCCGTCGGCCGCCTCGCCAATCGCCTGCAGCGCCGACTGATGGCACAGCAGAACCGGTCCTGGGAATTCGATCTGGAGGAGGGCTATCTCGACACGGCCCGGCTGCAGCGCGTGATCATCGATCCGATGCAGCCCCTGTCTTTCAAGCGGGAGAAGGATACGAATTTTCGCGATACGGTCGTGACGCTGCTGATCGACAATTCGGGCTCGATGCGTGGACGGCCGATCACCGTGGCGGCGATCTGCGCGGACATTCTCGCCCGCACGCTCGAGCGCTGCGGCGTCAAGGCCGAGATCCTCGGCTTCACCACGAAGGCGTGGAAGGGTGGGCAATCGCGCGAGAAATGGCTGATGGGCGGCAAGCCGCAGTCGCCCGGCCGCCTCAACGACCTGCGCCACATCATCTACAAATCGGCCGACGCACCCTGGCGCCGGGCCCGCCGCAATCTCGGCCTGATGATGCGCGAAGGCCTGCTCAAGGAGAATATCGACGGCGAAGCGCTGATGTGGGCGCATGACAGGCTGATCGGCCGACCCGAGCAGCGGCGCATCCTGATGATGATATCGGATGGCGCGCCGGTCGATGATTCGACGCTGTCGGTGAATCCGGGCAACTATCTCGAGCGCCACCTGCGAGCGGTTATCGAGCAGATCGAGAACCGCTCGCCGGTCGAGCTGCTGGCGATCGGCATCGGCCACGACGTGACGCGCTATTATCGCCGTGCAGTGACGATCGTCGACGCCGACGAACTGGCAGGGGCGATGACGGAACAGTTGGCGGCCCTTTTCGAAGAGGAGAGCGGTCGTACCGGACGCCTGCGTCGCGCCGGGTGA
- a CDS encoding esterase-like activity of phytase family protein, protein MFRRSLAVLLMLASTGVQAEAPGGIALVRSRQITEFKVGSGTAVFGALEFIGGIEMTSPNSLFGALSSIRFRPDGRSFVAVLDTGHWVEGAVIRDDAGRLSGLTDLRITSMTDGSGAAQREKWRVDAEGLALRDGEAVVSFEQSHRVDVYPNPGFSSSRPVRQLSLPFPVEELRNNGGLETVAIAPKHGPLVGSAVVVSERSVDTSDNLLAGILEGPMRGAFTVVRHNPYAVTDGAFLPNGDLLLLERRFNFASGLGMRIRRIAGGDIRPGAVVDGEVLIEADMGYQIDNMEALDVVTTPDGETRLILVSDDNHSILERNLMLEFRLGSYSN, encoded by the coding sequence ATGTTCCGCCGGTCCCTTGCAGTCCTGCTCATGCTCGCATCGACCGGCGTACAGGCCGAAGCGCCTGGCGGAATCGCCTTGGTGCGAAGCCGGCAGATCACCGAGTTCAAGGTCGGGTCGGGCACGGCCGTGTTCGGTGCGCTCGAGTTCATCGGCGGCATCGAGATGACCTCGCCCAATTCGCTCTTCGGTGCGCTTTCGTCAATCCGGTTCCGGCCGGACGGCCGGTCCTTCGTCGCCGTTCTCGACACCGGCCACTGGGTCGAGGGCGCCGTTATACGGGACGATGCCGGGCGTCTTTCGGGGCTGACCGATCTTAGGATCACTTCGATGACCGATGGCAGCGGCGCGGCTCAACGCGAAAAATGGAGGGTGGATGCCGAAGGGCTGGCGCTCAGAGACGGCGAAGCGGTTGTAAGCTTCGAGCAGTCTCATCGGGTCGACGTCTATCCCAACCCCGGTTTTTCCTCGTCGCGCCCGGTCAGGCAGTTGAGCCTGCCCTTTCCGGTCGAGGAATTGCGCAACAATGGCGGCCTTGAAACGGTTGCGATTGCACCGAAGCATGGGCCGCTTGTCGGCTCCGCGGTCGTCGTCTCCGAGCGCAGCGTCGACACGTCCGACAATCTGCTGGCGGGTATTCTGGAGGGGCCGATGCGGGGCGCCTTCACGGTGGTCCGCCACAATCCCTATGCCGTGACCGACGGTGCCTTCCTGCCAAATGGGGACCTGCTGCTGCTCGAGCGTCGGTTCAACTTCGCCTCGGGGCTCGGCATGCGCATTCGCCGAATTGCCGGCGGCGACATCCGGCCGGGCGCGGTTGTCGACGGCGAGGTGCTGATCGAAGCCGACATGGGTTACCAGATCGACAATATGGAAGCGCTCGACGTCGTTACGACTCCCGACGGCGAGACCCGGCTGATTCTCGTTTCCGACGACAATCACTCTATCCTCGAGCGCAACCTCATGCTCGAGTTCCGCCTCGGCAGTTATTCCAACTAG
- a CDS encoding BolA family protein, with protein sequence MSLQSRIEQKLVEAFHPERLAVINESHLHAGHQPGFDGGGETHMRVRIVASSFSGMSRVARHRAINDLLKPELDAGLHALAVEPAAPGEPTRW encoded by the coding sequence ATGTCGCTGCAAAGCCGGATCGAGCAGAAGCTTGTGGAAGCGTTTCATCCCGAACGGCTCGCGGTCATCAATGAGAGCCATCTTCATGCCGGCCATCAGCCGGGCTTTGACGGCGGCGGCGAGACCCATATGCGCGTCCGCATCGTCGCAAGCTCGTTTTCAGGCATGAGCCGCGTAGCGCGCCACCGCGCCATCAATGATCTTTTGAAGCCGGAACTCGATGCCGGCCTGCACGCGCTCGCGGTCGAGCCCGCCGCCCCCGGTGAACCGACGCGCTGGTGA
- a CDS encoding J domain-containing protein, with product MCAMKLDSKYFDRIRTRPKREARVESTVHVCQWDGCDKNGVHRAPVGRNAEGEYFLFCFEHVKEYNKGYNYFSGLSDSEIARYQKEAVTGHRPTWTVGVNKNAGKGPTQSQTRSGSAGSQARMRDPFGFFNEARARSSRHEPRLRKLKTLEAKAFETLGLAASATTADIKAAYKELVKKHHPDANGGDRGSEDRFRAVIQAYQLLKQAGFC from the coding sequence ATGTGCGCCATGAAACTCGATTCAAAATACTTCGACCGCATCCGCACGCGCCCAAAGCGCGAAGCGCGCGTCGAGTCGACCGTGCACGTGTGCCAGTGGGACGGTTGCGACAAGAATGGAGTGCATCGGGCGCCCGTCGGTCGCAATGCCGAAGGCGAGTATTTCCTCTTCTGTTTCGAGCATGTGAAGGAATACAACAAGGGTTACAATTATTTCTCGGGCCTCTCCGATTCCGAGATCGCGCGCTACCAGAAGGAGGCCGTGACCGGGCATCGACCCACCTGGACAGTCGGTGTCAACAAGAATGCCGGGAAAGGTCCCACGCAATCGCAGACGCGCTCCGGCAGTGCGGGTTCGCAGGCGCGCATGCGCGACCCGTTCGGCTTCTTCAACGAAGCGCGCGCCCGCTCGAGCCGGCACGAACCGCGGCTGCGCAAGCTGAAGACGCTCGAGGCAAAGGCCTTCGAAACGCTCGGACTTGCAGCCTCGGCAACAACGGCCGATATCAAGGCGGCCTATAAGGAACTCGTCAAGAAGCATCACCCCGACGCGAACGGCGGAGACAGAGGCTCGGAAGACCGTTTCCGAGCCGTCATTCAGGCCTACCAATTGTTAAAACAGGCTGGTTTCTGCTAA
- a CDS encoding DUF3108 domain-containing protein: protein MTWRTCFRAPAILAATMFSTASFAAEIEHQTDYSIALAGLPVARASFHTELEKNRYTISGTLHSAGLVDIIKRTSGQTRVSGVVGRDQLRATSYSMSYRSGSKARAISVTFRNGNVVRARMEPKRTPLPKNWVPVTHRDLRNVLDPLSGLIIPAKARVCPNTLPIFDGESRLDIQLSPKGTRPFRTRGFEGEAIVCGVRFVPRAGYRKGREDVEYLRRLNTMEIWFAKADAVEVYAPVYVRIPTKLGPVTVSATRFGG from the coding sequence ATGACGTGGCGTACTTGCTTTCGTGCGCCGGCCATTTTGGCCGCGACGATGTTTTCCACAGCATCCTTCGCTGCGGAAATCGAGCATCAGACGGATTATAGTATTGCCCTTGCGGGCCTGCCCGTGGCGCGGGCCTCCTTCCACACGGAACTTGAGAAGAATCGCTACACGATTTCGGGAACGCTGCATTCGGCGGGGCTCGTCGACATCATCAAACGCACCTCGGGACAGACGCGCGTTTCCGGGGTCGTCGGCCGCGATCAACTTCGCGCCACTTCCTATTCCATGTCCTACCGCAGCGGCAGCAAGGCCCGCGCGATCAGCGTCACCTTCCGCAACGGCAATGTCGTGCGCGCCAGAATGGAACCAAAGCGCACGCCGCTGCCGAAGAACTGGGTGCCGGTGACGCATCGCGACTTGCGTAACGTGCTCGACCCGCTGTCGGGCTTGATCATTCCGGCCAAGGCCCGTGTCTGTCCCAATACCCTGCCGATCTTCGACGGCGAATCGCGGCTCGATATTCAGCTGTCTCCGAAAGGGACAAGACCCTTCAGGACCCGGGGTTTTGAAGGCGAGGCCATCGTCTGCGGCGTCCGCTTCGTGCCCAGGGCGGGCTACAGGAAGGGGCGGGAGGACGTCGAATATCTGCGCCGCCTGAACACGATGGAAATCTGGTTCGCAAAGGCAGATGCCGTCGAGGTCTATGCCCCGGTCTATGTGCGCATCCCGACCAAGCTCGGTCCGGTGACCGTTTCCGCGACACGCTTCGGCGGCTGA
- a CDS encoding VUT family protein, translating to MLIGRRFPIYVALMTLVVVASNFLVQYPLPGSIAGMQLGDLLTWGAFSYPFAFLVTDLTNRQLGPHIARRVVVAGFAVAVALSFVAATPRIAIASGTAFLLGQLLDIAVFNRLRRQTWWRAPLAGSLVGSSLDTAMFFSFAFAPLFVFLGPNDAFALEAAPLLGLASAGTPRWISWAFGDLLVKFLCGIALLLPYGALMSVIKPMPTTAAKAAS from the coding sequence ATGCTTATTGGCCGTAGGTTCCCTATCTATGTTGCGCTGATGACCCTGGTGGTCGTCGCCTCGAATTTCCTCGTCCAGTATCCGCTGCCGGGCTCCATCGCCGGGATGCAGCTTGGTGACCTGCTGACCTGGGGTGCCTTCAGCTATCCCTTCGCCTTCCTCGTAACGGATCTGACGAACAGGCAACTCGGACCGCATATCGCGCGCCGCGTGGTGGTTGCCGGCTTTGCCGTCGCCGTTGCGCTCTCCTTCGTTGCCGCAACACCGCGCATCGCGATTGCCTCCGGCACAGCCTTTTTGCTCGGCCAGCTTCTCGACATTGCCGTGTTCAACAGGCTGCGGCGCCAGACTTGGTGGCGCGCCCCGCTCGCCGGCTCGCTGGTCGGGTCGAGCCTCGACACGGCGATGTTCTTCTCTTTCGCCTTTGCACCGCTCTTCGTCTTTCTCGGACCGAATGACGCATTCGCGCTCGAGGCGGCTCCCCTGCTCGGCCTGGCTTCAGCCGGCACGCCGCGCTGGATTTCCTGGGCGTTCGGCGATCTTCTGGTGAAGTTCCTCTGTGGAATCGCGCTCCTGCTTCCCTATGGCGCGCTGATGAGCGTCATCAAACCCATGCCGACGACGGCGGCCAAAGCGGCTTCCTGA
- the gloB gene encoding hydroxyacylglutathione hydrolase, translating to MAALEIDLFLCRSDNFGVLVHDPASGATASIDAPEELPILEAVDRRGWNLTHILTTHHHGDHVAANVSLKERFGVTIIGPKGEAQKIPGLDKAVGDGERFDFAGHPIEVIETPGHTAGHICYYFPKDKLLFAADTLFALGCGRLFEGTAETMWQSLGRLMALPDDTAVYFGHEYTLSNAHFAVTVDPDNTALRERAAEIEETRSDGGFTAPTTIGLEKRTNPFLRAADLKIRANLGMEKASDAAVFAEIRKRKDQF from the coding sequence ATGGCCGCCCTTGAAATCGATCTCTTCCTCTGCCGCTCCGACAATTTCGGCGTGCTTGTCCATGATCCGGCAAGCGGTGCGACCGCATCGATAGACGCCCCCGAAGAGCTGCCGATCCTGGAGGCTGTCGACCGGCGCGGCTGGAACCTGACGCATATCCTCACCACGCACCATCATGGTGACCACGTCGCCGCGAATGTCAGCCTCAAGGAACGCTTCGGCGTGACGATCATCGGCCCCAAGGGCGAGGCACAGAAGATTCCCGGCTTGGACAAGGCGGTTGGCGACGGCGAGCGCTTCGACTTCGCTGGCCACCCCATCGAGGTGATCGAAACACCCGGCCATACCGCCGGCCACATCTGCTATTACTTTCCCAAGGATAAGTTGCTATTTGCGGCCGACACGCTCTTTGCGCTTGGCTGCGGCCGCCTGTTCGAAGGCACGGCGGAAACCATGTGGCAATCACTCGGTCGGTTGATGGCGCTGCCCGACGATACCGCTGTCTACTTCGGGCACGAGTACACGCTCTCCAATGCCCACTTCGCCGTCACCGTCGACCCCGACAACACCGCACTCAGGGAACGCGCCGCCGAGATTGAGGAAACCCGCTCGGACGGCGGCTTCACCGCACCGACCACGATCGGGCTGGAGAAGCGGACCAATCCCTTTCTGCGCGCCGCCGATCTGAAAATCCGCGCCAATCTCGGAATGGAGAAGGCAAGTGACGCCGCCGTCTTTGCCGAGATCCGCAAGCGCAAGGACCAGTTCTGA
- a CDS encoding class I SAM-dependent methyltransferase, protein MSSMHTDIVDLRQFYHSELGRMAEQAVTMALSSIWARLPEERLVGLGYAVPYLERFRPDTERTFAFMPAGQGAVNWPAAELSSTALVFDEELPLPDASIDRVLMVHALEFAESPRETMKEIWRILAPGGRLVIVVPNRRGVWARMEHTPFGSGRPYSRGQLTALLRETNFTPGASSEALFFPPSKRKLVLRLRHGLERFGRSLWPVFSGVIIVEAQKRLYQGLPVAARASRRVFVPVLAPHGVPSTRNRAL, encoded by the coding sequence ATGTCGTCCATGCACACCGATATCGTCGATCTCCGCCAATTCTACCATTCCGAACTCGGCCGGATGGCGGAACAGGCCGTCACCATGGCGCTCTCGTCCATTTGGGCTCGGCTGCCGGAGGAGCGTCTCGTCGGTCTCGGTTATGCGGTCCCCTATCTCGAACGGTTCCGTCCAGACACCGAACGGACCTTTGCCTTCATGCCGGCGGGCCAGGGGGCGGTGAACTGGCCGGCGGCCGAATTGTCCTCGACGGCACTGGTGTTCGATGAGGAATTGCCGTTGCCCGACGCCTCGATCGACCGCGTGCTGATGGTCCACGCCTTGGAATTCGCCGAAAGCCCGCGCGAGACCATGAAAGAGATCTGGCGGATTCTCGCACCCGGCGGGCGACTTGTCATCGTCGTGCCCAATCGCCGCGGCGTCTGGGCCCGGATGGAGCATACACCCTTTGGCTCCGGCCGGCCCTATTCCCGTGGGCAACTGACTGCGCTTTTGCGGGAAACGAATTTCACGCCCGGCGCCAGCTCCGAGGCGCTGTTCTTCCCGCCGTCCAAACGCAAGCTGGTTCTCCGCCTGCGCCACGGACTCGAGCGCTTCGGCCGGTCGTTATGGCCGGTGTTTTCCGGGGTGATTATCGTCGAGGCCCAGAAGCGACTCTACCAGGGCCTGCCGGTCGCTGCCCGCGCCTCGCGCCGCGTCTTCGTTCCAGTTCTGGCGCCGCATGGGGTTCCGAGCACGCGGAACCGAGCGCTGTAG
- the rpmB gene encoding 50S ribosomal protein L28: MSRSCELTGKGVQSGHNVSHANNKTKRKFLPNLCNVTLISDALGQRFRLRVSAAALRSVEHRGGLDAFLLKADENELSMRARLLRRQIVKKVAEAA; the protein is encoded by the coding sequence ATGTCCCGTAGTTGCGAATTGACCGGCAAGGGCGTCCAGTCGGGCCACAATGTGAGCCACGCCAACAACAAGACCAAGCGCAAGTTCCTGCCGAACCTGTGCAATGTCACGCTGATCTCCGACGCTCTCGGCCAGCGTTTCCGCCTGCGCGTTTCCGCGGCCGCCCTGCGTTCGGTCGAACATCGCGGTGGTCTCGACGCCTTCCTGCTGAAGGCGGACGAGAACGAACTGAGCATGCGCGCCCGCCTGCTGCGCCGCCAGATCGTCAAGAAAGTTGCCGAAGCCGCCTGA